The proteins below are encoded in one region of Lytechinus pictus isolate F3 Inbred chromosome 11, Lp3.0, whole genome shotgun sequence:
- the LOC129272016 gene encoding protein wntless homolog: MAGVVIENLSTKKLMGIVVLLLLLQIICFLVGGLIAPSPTSAHTHLATKCVDPAISLQKAFVPHGPDACSKVSTFAEATEKNIEADWIVFSILMPHRPNRMDRSFQYMLGVMSLDIVYKEDNDMGDEPELTLLVEMMYNNNDNAQGEWKKMYSINETRKLKCEFYHQKTPEAEGYSYDCEPIPLFELGTVHHKYYLLNVRLPVWEVDPDTQEVIRELNTNLGAVQELSVVEIHQNGGFTLVWLTLKTALFPLVILAMIWFWKRIVQLARPPVLLERTILALAITISILNLPLEWLTFFHDMPYMLLLSDIRQGACYAMLFSFWIIFVGEHMMDQQERNRLKVYWRQVGSMTLGCMCLFVFDVVERGVQLTNPFYSLWNTETGRRLAMIFVVLAGICGFLYTIFLVFMVWGVFKNISMKRAALPHMVAARRLHYEGLIYRFRFFMLFTLVCAVMTAIFFIFSQINEGNWKWGEDKHNIQYSSAFFTGVYGMWNIYVLAVLILYAPSHKNKPLSFQNGK, from the exons CACCCTCGCCAACTTCTGCCCACACCCATCTGGCTACAAAGTGTGTTGACCCCGCCATCAGTCTTCAGAAGGCCTTTGTACCCCATGGACCCGATGCCTGCTCAAAGGTGTCCACATTCGCCGAGGCGACGGAAAAGAACATTGAGGCGGATTGGATCGTCTTTTCTATCCTGATGCCCCACCGTCCGAACAGGATGGACCGCAGTTTCCAGTACATGCTGGGTGTGATGTCGCTGGATATTGTTTATAAGGAGGATAATGATATGG GTGACGAGCCTGAACTGACCCTCCTTGTTGAGATGATGtataataacaatgacaatgCTCAAGgtgaatggaaaaaaatgtaCAGTATCAATGAGACCAGGAAACTCAAGTGTGAATTCTATCATCAGAAG ACTCCTGAAGCAGAAGGATATAGCTATGACTGTGAGCCCATCCCCCTCTTTGAGCTTGGTACAGTGCATCACAAGTACTACCTCCTCAACGTCAGGTTACCCGTCTGGGAAGTCGACCCTGATACACAGGAAGTCATCAGAGAACTCAACACCAATCTTGGAGCAGTCCAGGAACTCTCTGTTGTT GAGATTCATCAGAATGGTGGATTCACGCTGGTGTGGTTAACGTTGAAGACGGCCCTGTTCCCACTGGTTATCCTAGCTATGATCTGGTTCTGGAAGAGGATTGTTCAGCTGGCAAGGCCACCAGTGCTTCTTGAGAG aaCAATCCTAGCTCTGGCCATCACAATTAGCATTCTAAATT TACCTTTAGAGTGGCTAACATTCTTCCATGACATGCCCTATATGTTATTACTAAGTGACATCCGACAAGGGGCCTGCTATGCTATGCTCTTTTCATTCTGGATCATCTTTGTTGGAGAGCACATGATG GATCAACAAGAGAGGAATCGATTGAAAGTTTACTGGAGACAAGTCGGTTCTATGACTCTGGGCTGCATGTGTCTCTTTGTTTTTGACGTTGTAGAAAG GGGTGTTCAGTTGACGAATCCTTTCTACTCTTTGTGGAACACTGAGACGGGCAGACGTCTAGCT ATGATCTTTGTGGTACTTGCTGGTATCTGTGGCTTCCTATATACCATCTTCCTTGTCTTCATGGTCTGGGGTGTCTTCAAGAATATCAGCATGAAAAGAGCTGCCCTTCCACATATGGTAGCTGCTAGGAGACTGCATTATGAG GGACTGATCTACCGTTTTCGCTTCTTCATGTTATTCACCCTCGTCTGCGCCGTCATGACGGccatcttctttatcttctcccAAATCAATGAGGGCAACTGGAAGTGGGGGGAGGACAAGCACAACATCCAGTACAGTAGCGCTTTCTTCACAGGGGTGTACGGCATGTGGAACATCTACGTTCTGGCAGTGCTCATTCTCTATGCTCCGTCACACAAGAACAAACCTTTAAGTTTCCAGAATGGTAAGTGA